The Lichenihabitans psoromatis genome contains a region encoding:
- a CDS encoding F0F1 ATP synthase subunit C: MNWLAFASIVSAALAVSFGAIGPALAEGRAVAAAMDAIARQPEAANTISRTLFVGLAMIETMAIYCLVIALLLLFANPLLK; encoded by the coding sequence ATGAACTGGCTTGCCTTCGCCAGCATCGTTTCGGCCGCCCTGGCGGTCTCGTTCGGCGCGATCGGGCCCGCGCTTGCCGAAGGTCGAGCTGTGGCGGCCGCCATGGACGCGATCGCTCGCCAGCCCGAGGCCGCCAACACGATCTCGCGCACCCTGTTCGTCGGTTTGGCGATGATTGAGACAATGGCGATCTACTGTCTTGTGATCGCTCTGCTGCTGCTCTTCGCCAACCCGTTGCTGAAGTGA
- a CDS encoding ATPase: protein MTIDWWTLTFQTVNVAVLIWLLQRFFWKPVSSLIEQRRRTTQGILDDAETKQKNVTGALADIASTRAGFVKESDDIKTAAHLSAEQELAALLADAAKAAAALDVAARASIEKDRSAAATALSQRASTLAVDIAQHLASRLDGAAIQATFLEWLLKAIAAMPENERREAARDGSSLVAISAAPIAADDQERYRRLIGQSFGSHPDIVFQTDATLIVGLELRGPTLVLSNSWRADLAQVAMSLTP from the coding sequence ATGACGATCGATTGGTGGACGCTGACCTTCCAGACCGTCAACGTGGCTGTGCTGATCTGGCTTTTGCAGCGGTTCTTTTGGAAGCCCGTGTCCAGCCTGATCGAGCAGCGCCGCAGGACCACGCAAGGCATCCTCGACGACGCCGAGACCAAGCAGAAGAACGTCACGGGAGCGCTGGCCGACATAGCGTCGACGCGTGCCGGATTCGTGAAGGAGAGCGACGACATCAAGACGGCGGCCCATCTCTCGGCCGAACAGGAACTCGCCGCACTCCTTGCCGATGCCGCTAAGGCCGCCGCGGCCCTCGACGTGGCTGCGCGAGCCTCGATCGAAAAAGACCGGTCGGCCGCAGCCACCGCCCTGTCGCAGAGAGCCAGCACGCTTGCGGTCGACATCGCGCAGCATCTCGCTAGCCGCCTTGACGGTGCAGCCATACAAGCCACCTTTCTCGAGTGGCTCCTCAAGGCCATCGCGGCGATGCCTGAGAACGAGCGCCGCGAAGCGGCACGGGATGGTTCGTCCCTTGTGGCGATCAGCGCGGCGCCGATCGCGGCGGACGATCAGGAGCGCTACCGTCGGCTGATCGGGCAGTCCTTCGGCTCGCATCCAGACATCGTCTTTCAAACAGACGCCACGCTGATTGTCGGCCTCGAGCTTCGCGGGCCTACCCTTGTCTTGAGCAACAGCTGGCGCGCCGACCTCGCGCAGGTCGCGATGAGCTTGACGCCATGA